Proteins from a single region of Sesamum indicum cultivar Zhongzhi No. 13 linkage group LG5, S_indicum_v1.0, whole genome shotgun sequence:
- the LOC105162305 gene encoding ATPase 8, plasma membrane-type isoform X1 yields MASDISLEAIKNETVDLEHVPIEEVFNELKCSKDGLTSAEGAKRLEIFGPNKLEEKKENKLLKFLGFMWNPLSWVMEIAAIMAIALANGGGKPTDWPDFVGIVVLLFINSTISFIEENNAGNAAAALMAGLAPKTKVLRDGKWSEQEASILVPGDLISIKLGDIIPADARLLEGDPLKIDQSALTGESLPVTKHQFEEVYSGSTVKQGEIEAVVIATGVHTFFGKAAHLVDSTNNVGHFQQVLTSIGNFCICSIALGMLVEIIVMYPIQHRKYRDGIDNLLVLLIGGIPIAMPTVLSVTMAIGSHRLSQQGAITKRMTAIEEMAGMDVLCSDKTGTLTLNKLTVDKSLIEVFPKGVDADTVVLLAARASRIENQDAIDASIVNMLSDPKEARAGITEVHFLPFNPVEKRTAITYYDNNGDWHRCSKGAPEQIIELCELKGENLRKAHEIIDNFANRGLRSLGVARQTIPEKTKESAGGPWEFVGLLPLFDPPRHDSAETIRKALDLGVNVKMITGDQLAIGKETGRRLGMGTNMYPSSTLLGQSKDESIASIPVDELIEKADGFAGVFPEHKYEIVKKLQERNHICGMTGDGVNDAPALKKADIGIAVADATDAARSASDIVLTEPGLSVIVSAVLTSRAIFQRMKNYTIYAVSITIRIVMGFLLIALIWKFDFSPFMVLIIAVLNDGTIMTISKDRVKPSPLPDSWKLQEIFCTGIVLGTYMAIMTVVFFYLASDTDFFSNTFGVRSLRGKPDELTAALYLQVSIISQALIFVIRSRSWSFVERPGCLLITAFLLAQLLATIIAVYAHWGFARIQGIGWGWGGVIWVYSIITYFPLDILKFIIRFALSGKAWDSMIENKTAFTTKKDYGKGEREAQWAVAQRTLHGLSTPDASTALLHDKNYRELSEIAEQARRRAEVARLRELHTLKGHVESVVKLKGLDIETIQQHYTV; encoded by the exons ATGGCCTCCGATATTTCTTTAGAAGCGATCAAGAACGAGACGGTTGACCTT GAACATGTCCCGATTGAGGAAGTGTTCAACGAGCTAAAATGTTCAAAGGATGGTTTGACATCTGCAGAAGGGGCAAAGAGGCTGGAGATTTTTGGCCCCAACAAGCTTgaggagaagaaagagaacAAACTGCTCAAGTTCTTGGGCTTTATGTGGAATCCTCTCTCATGGGTTATGGAGATTGCTGCGATCATGGCCATTGCTCTGGCCAATGGAGGG GGGAAGCCTACAGATTGGCCAGATTTCGTCGGTATTGTTGTCCTGCTGTTTATCAACTCAACCATTAGTTTCATTGAAGAAAACAATGCAGGAaatgctgctgctgctcttATGGCTGGCCTTGCCCCAAAAACTAAG GTTTTGAGAGATGGAAAGTGGAGTGAACAGGAAGCTTCAATCCTGGTTCCAGGAGACTTGATCAGTATCAAGTTGGGAGATATTATCCCAGCCGATGCTCGTCTCTTAGAGGGTGATCCCCTGAAGATTGATCAATCAGCTCTCACCGGAGAGTCCCTACCTGTAACCAAGCACCAATTCGAAGAAGTGTACTCTGGTTCCACTGTCAAGCAAGGTGAGATCGAGGCTGTCGTTATTGCCACTGGCGTCCACACCTTTTTCGGCAAGGCTGCCCATCTTGTTGATAGCACCAACAATGTCGGACACTTCCAGCAG GTGTTGACTTCCATTGGAAACTTCTGTATTTGCTCCATTGCATTGGGGATGTTGGTTGAGATTATAGTGATGTACCCGATCCAGCACAGGAAGTACAGAGACGGAATTGACAATCTACTTGTGCTGCTCATTGGTGGTATCCCAATTGCCATGCCAACTGTCTTGTCTGTGACAATGGCTATCGGATCTCATCGGCTATCCCAACAGGGTGCCATTACTAAGAGGATGACTGCCATTGAGGAGATGGCAGGCATGGATGTGCTCTGCAGTGACAAGACCGGAACTCTTACCTTGAACAAGCTTACAGTGGACAAATCGTTGATTGAAGTATTCCCAAAAGGTGTGGATGCAGACACTGTTGTCTTGCTTGCTGCCAGGGCTTCCAGGATTGAGAACCAGGATGCTATTGATGCTTCAATTGTTAACATGCTAAGTGATCCAAAGGAG GCAAGAGCCGGAATCACAGAGGTGCATTTCCTGCCCTTCAATCCAGTGGAAAAGCGCACTGCTATTACCTATTATGACAACAACGGAGACTGGCACAGATGCAGCAAGGGTGCTCCTGAGCAG ATCATCGAACTTTGTGAGCTCAAAGGGGAGAATCTGAGGAAGGCTCATGAAATCATTGACAACTTTGCCAACCGTGGTCTTCGTTCTCTTGGTGTTGCACGACAG ACGATCCCAGAGAAGACAAAAGAGAGTGCTGGTGGACCATGGGAATTTGTTGGCTTGTTGCCGCTGTTTGACCCTCCAAGGCATGACAGTGCCGAGACCATCAGAAAAGCTCTTGACCTTGGTGTCAATGTGAAGATGATTACCGGTGACCAGCTAGCCATCGGTAAAGAGACCGGTCGTAGACTTGGTATGGGCACCAACATGTACCCATCTTCTACCCTTCTCGGCCAGAGCAAGGATGAGTCCATTGCTTCAATCCCTGTTGATGAACTCATTGAGAAGGCAGATGGCTTTGCGGGAGTCTTCCCAG AACATAAATACGAGATCGTCAAAAAACTTCAAGAGAGAAACCACATCTGTGGTATGACTGGAGATGGTGTGAATGATGCACCGGCACTTAAAAAGGCCGATATTGGCATTGCTGTTGCTGATGCAACTGATGCTGCTAGGAGCGCGTCGGACATTGTTTTGACTGAGCCTGGACTTAGCGTGATCGTGAGCGCAGTCCTAACCAGCCGAGCCATCTTCCAGAGGATGAAGAATTACACCATTTATGCGGTTTCCATCACAATCCGTATTGTGATGGGATTCTTGCTAATTGCCCTCATCTGGAAGTTTGACTTCTCGCCTTTCATGGTTTTGATCATTGCAGTCCTCAATGATGGAACCATCATGACCATATCTAAAGACCGCGTGAAGCCGTCTCCCCTGCCCGACTCGTGGAAGCTTCAGGAAATCTTTTGCACTGGCATTGTGCTTGGAACATACATGGCTATCATGACCGTGGTCTTCTTCTACCTGGCATCTGACACTGACTTCTTCTCC AACACCTTCGGTGTGAGATCTCTCAGGGGCAAGCCAGATGAGCTGACTGCTGCCCTCTACCTTCAAGTGAGCATCATCAGTCAAGCGCTCATCTTCGTGATAAGATCACGAAGCTGGTCATTCGTAGAACGTCCTGGTTGCTTGCTCATTACTGCTTTCTTGCTAGCCCAGTTG TTGGCTACAATTATCGCTGTATATGCACACTGGGGGTTTGCACGAATTCAAGGCATCGGATGGGGCTGGGGTGGAGTCATCTGGGTCTACAGCATCATCACCTACTTCCCACTCGACATTCTAAAGTTCATCATTCGTTTTGCTTTGAGTGGCAAAGCCTGGGATTCCATGATCGAGAACAAA ACTGCTTTCACAACCAAGAAGGACTATGGAAAGGGCGAGAGAGAAGCACAGTGGGCAGTGGCTCAACGTACCCTTCATGGTCTCTCCACTCCTGACGCTTCCACCGCCCTCCTCCACGACAAGAACTACCGTGAACTCTCTGAAATCGCTGAGCAGGCGAGGAGGAGAGCCGAAGTTGCAAG GCTGAGGGAGTTGCACACCCTTAAGGGACACGTCGAGTCAGTCGTCAAGCTGAAGGGCCTTGACATTGAGACCATTCAACAACATTACACTGTGTAA
- the LOC105162305 gene encoding ATPase 8, plasma membrane-type isoform X2, with translation MASDISLEAIKNETVDLEHVPIEEVFNELKCSKDGLTSAEGAKRLEIFGPNKLEEKKENKLLKFLGFMWNPLSWVMEIAAIMAIALANGGGKPTDWPDFVGIVVLLFINSTISFIEENNAGNAAAALMAGLAPKTKVLRDGKWSEQEASILVPGDLISIKLGDIIPADARLLEGDPLKIDQSALTGESLPVTKHQFEEVYSGSTVKQGEIEAVVIATGVHTFFGKAAHLVDSTNNVGHFQQVLTSIGNFCICSIALGMLVEIIVMYPIQHRKYRDGIDNLLVLLIGGIPIAMPTVLSVTMAIGSHRLSQQGAITKRMTAIEEMAGMDVLCSDKTGTLTLNKLTVDKSLIEVFPKGVDADTVVLLAARASRIENQDAIDASIVNMLSDPKEARAGITEVHFLPFNPVEKRTAITYYDNNGDWHRCSKGAPEQIIELCELKGENLRKAHEIIDNFANRGLRSLGVARQTIPEKTKESAGGPWEFVGLLPLFDPPRHDSAETIRKALDLGVNVKMITGDQLAIGKETGRRLGMGTNMYPSSTLLGQSKDESIASIPVDELIEKADGFAGVFPEHKYEIVKKLQERNHICGMTGDGVNDAPALKKADIGIAVADATDAARSASDIVLTEPGLSVIVSAVLTSRAIFQRMKNYTIYAVSITIRIVMGFLLIALIWKFDFSPFMVLIIAVLNDGTIMTISKDRVKPSPLPDSWKLQEIFCTGIVLGTYMAIMTVVFFYLASDTDFFSNTFGVRSLRGKPDELTAALYLQVSIISQALIFVIRSRSWSFVERPGCLLITAFLLAQLLATIIAVYAHWGFARIQGIGWGWGGVIWVYSIITYFPLDILKFIIRFALSGKAWDSMIENKTAFTTKKDYGKGEREAQWAVAQRTLHGLSTPDASTALLHDKNYRELSEIAEQARRRAEVARKMLQAEGVAHP, from the exons ATGGCCTCCGATATTTCTTTAGAAGCGATCAAGAACGAGACGGTTGACCTT GAACATGTCCCGATTGAGGAAGTGTTCAACGAGCTAAAATGTTCAAAGGATGGTTTGACATCTGCAGAAGGGGCAAAGAGGCTGGAGATTTTTGGCCCCAACAAGCTTgaggagaagaaagagaacAAACTGCTCAAGTTCTTGGGCTTTATGTGGAATCCTCTCTCATGGGTTATGGAGATTGCTGCGATCATGGCCATTGCTCTGGCCAATGGAGGG GGGAAGCCTACAGATTGGCCAGATTTCGTCGGTATTGTTGTCCTGCTGTTTATCAACTCAACCATTAGTTTCATTGAAGAAAACAATGCAGGAaatgctgctgctgctcttATGGCTGGCCTTGCCCCAAAAACTAAG GTTTTGAGAGATGGAAAGTGGAGTGAACAGGAAGCTTCAATCCTGGTTCCAGGAGACTTGATCAGTATCAAGTTGGGAGATATTATCCCAGCCGATGCTCGTCTCTTAGAGGGTGATCCCCTGAAGATTGATCAATCAGCTCTCACCGGAGAGTCCCTACCTGTAACCAAGCACCAATTCGAAGAAGTGTACTCTGGTTCCACTGTCAAGCAAGGTGAGATCGAGGCTGTCGTTATTGCCACTGGCGTCCACACCTTTTTCGGCAAGGCTGCCCATCTTGTTGATAGCACCAACAATGTCGGACACTTCCAGCAG GTGTTGACTTCCATTGGAAACTTCTGTATTTGCTCCATTGCATTGGGGATGTTGGTTGAGATTATAGTGATGTACCCGATCCAGCACAGGAAGTACAGAGACGGAATTGACAATCTACTTGTGCTGCTCATTGGTGGTATCCCAATTGCCATGCCAACTGTCTTGTCTGTGACAATGGCTATCGGATCTCATCGGCTATCCCAACAGGGTGCCATTACTAAGAGGATGACTGCCATTGAGGAGATGGCAGGCATGGATGTGCTCTGCAGTGACAAGACCGGAACTCTTACCTTGAACAAGCTTACAGTGGACAAATCGTTGATTGAAGTATTCCCAAAAGGTGTGGATGCAGACACTGTTGTCTTGCTTGCTGCCAGGGCTTCCAGGATTGAGAACCAGGATGCTATTGATGCTTCAATTGTTAACATGCTAAGTGATCCAAAGGAG GCAAGAGCCGGAATCACAGAGGTGCATTTCCTGCCCTTCAATCCAGTGGAAAAGCGCACTGCTATTACCTATTATGACAACAACGGAGACTGGCACAGATGCAGCAAGGGTGCTCCTGAGCAG ATCATCGAACTTTGTGAGCTCAAAGGGGAGAATCTGAGGAAGGCTCATGAAATCATTGACAACTTTGCCAACCGTGGTCTTCGTTCTCTTGGTGTTGCACGACAG ACGATCCCAGAGAAGACAAAAGAGAGTGCTGGTGGACCATGGGAATTTGTTGGCTTGTTGCCGCTGTTTGACCCTCCAAGGCATGACAGTGCCGAGACCATCAGAAAAGCTCTTGACCTTGGTGTCAATGTGAAGATGATTACCGGTGACCAGCTAGCCATCGGTAAAGAGACCGGTCGTAGACTTGGTATGGGCACCAACATGTACCCATCTTCTACCCTTCTCGGCCAGAGCAAGGATGAGTCCATTGCTTCAATCCCTGTTGATGAACTCATTGAGAAGGCAGATGGCTTTGCGGGAGTCTTCCCAG AACATAAATACGAGATCGTCAAAAAACTTCAAGAGAGAAACCACATCTGTGGTATGACTGGAGATGGTGTGAATGATGCACCGGCACTTAAAAAGGCCGATATTGGCATTGCTGTTGCTGATGCAACTGATGCTGCTAGGAGCGCGTCGGACATTGTTTTGACTGAGCCTGGACTTAGCGTGATCGTGAGCGCAGTCCTAACCAGCCGAGCCATCTTCCAGAGGATGAAGAATTACACCATTTATGCGGTTTCCATCACAATCCGTATTGTGATGGGATTCTTGCTAATTGCCCTCATCTGGAAGTTTGACTTCTCGCCTTTCATGGTTTTGATCATTGCAGTCCTCAATGATGGAACCATCATGACCATATCTAAAGACCGCGTGAAGCCGTCTCCCCTGCCCGACTCGTGGAAGCTTCAGGAAATCTTTTGCACTGGCATTGTGCTTGGAACATACATGGCTATCATGACCGTGGTCTTCTTCTACCTGGCATCTGACACTGACTTCTTCTCC AACACCTTCGGTGTGAGATCTCTCAGGGGCAAGCCAGATGAGCTGACTGCTGCCCTCTACCTTCAAGTGAGCATCATCAGTCAAGCGCTCATCTTCGTGATAAGATCACGAAGCTGGTCATTCGTAGAACGTCCTGGTTGCTTGCTCATTACTGCTTTCTTGCTAGCCCAGTTG TTGGCTACAATTATCGCTGTATATGCACACTGGGGGTTTGCACGAATTCAAGGCATCGGATGGGGCTGGGGTGGAGTCATCTGGGTCTACAGCATCATCACCTACTTCCCACTCGACATTCTAAAGTTCATCATTCGTTTTGCTTTGAGTGGCAAAGCCTGGGATTCCATGATCGAGAACAAA ACTGCTTTCACAACCAAGAAGGACTATGGAAAGGGCGAGAGAGAAGCACAGTGGGCAGTGGCTCAACGTACCCTTCATGGTCTCTCCACTCCTGACGCTTCCACCGCCCTCCTCCACGACAAGAACTACCGTGAACTCTCTGAAATCGCTGAGCAGGCGAGGAGGAGAGCCGAAGTTGCAAG AAAAATGCTACAGGCTGAGGGAGTTGCACACCCTTAA